The DNA region CCACCTGCGAGGTGCAGGGCTACGCGTACGACGCGAAGCTGCGCGCGGCCCGACTGGCCCGCCTGTTCTGGGACGACCCGGAGTACGCGGAGCAGTTGGAGCGGGAGGCCGGTGAGCTGAAGGAGCGGTTCAACCGGGACTGGTGGGTGGCCGACGAGGGCTACTACGCCCTGGCCCTGGACCCGGACGGCCGGCAGTGCGACGTGCTCAGCTCCAACATCGGGCACCTGCTGTGGAGCGGCATCGTCGCCGAGGAGCGGGCCGCACAGGTGGCCGCGCACCTGGTGGGTGACCGGCTCTTCACCGGCTGGGGGGTGCGGACCCTGGCCGAAGGGGAGGTCCGGTACAACCCCATCGGCTATCACAACGGCACGGTGTGGCCCTTCGACACCTCCTTCTGCGCCTGGGGCCTGCGCCGCTACGGCTTCGTGGAGGAGGCCGCCACCCTGGCCAGCGGGATCCTGGACGCCGCCCGCTACTTCGACGGCCGGTTGCCGGAGGCCTTCGGTGGCTACCCGCGTGAGCAGACCAGGTTCCCGGTGGAGTACCCCACGGCGTGCAGCCCGCAGGCCTGGTCGACCGGGGCCCCGCTGCTGCTGTTGCGCACCATGCTGGGTCTGGAGCCGCACGACGGGCACCTGACGGTGGAGCCGCGGCTGCCGGTCGGCATGGGTCGGATCGAGGTGCTGGACATCCCGGGGCGCTGGGGGCGGGTGGACGCCTTTGCCCGTGGCCGCCTTGACCTGCACAGACTCGCCGACTGAGGGCTCGGCGAGTCTGCCTGGTCGGGCTCCACTGCGCCCGACCCTGGTCCCTACCCGCGCGTAACCTACTGGTTGTAAAGTTGGCGCATGCCGGAACTCGTGTATCCGCCCGTGATCGCCGCCGCCAAGACCATGTTCCGGGTGCTCGACCTGCGGCTGAACGTGGAAGGCAGCCACCATGTGCCCCGTACCGGCGGGGCGGTCATGGCCAGCAACCACGTCAGCTACCTGGACTTCATCTTCTGCGGGCTGGGTGCCCTGGATTCTCGGCGGCTGGTCCGCTTCATGGCCAAGGAGTCCGTGTTTCGGCACCGGGTGTCCGGCCCGCTGATGCGCGGCATGCGACACATTCCGGTGGACCGGGGCGCCGGTGCCGAGTCGTACGCCGCCGCCCTCACCGCCCTGCGCGCCGGCGAGGTGGTCGGCGTCTTCCCGGAGGCGACCATCAGCCGATCCTTCACCGTCAAGGAACTCAAGAGCGGTGCCACCCGGCTGGCCGGCGAGGCGGGGGTCCCCCTGCTGCCGGTGGCGCTGTGGGGCACTCAGCGGCTGTGGACCAAGGGCCGCCCCCGCACCCTCACCCGCCGGCACACCCCGATCACCATCCTGGTCGGCGAACCCCTGGAACCGGCCGACTATCCGGACCCCACCGCGATGAACGCCGACCTGAAGATCCGGTTGTCGGAGCTGGTCGACCGGGCCCAGCGGGAGTACCCGGACCAGCCGGCCGACCCCGAGGACCGGTGGTGGCTGCCGGCCCACCTCGGCGGCACCGCGCCGACCCCGGAGCAGGCCACCGCCCTGGACACCGCCGAGCGCCAGACCCGGACGCGCTGACCGCCTCCGGCGGCCCTACCGGTGGCCGGAGACCGCGTCGTACCGCATCGGGTAGGTGCTGCGGGGGCGGTAGTAGTCGTCCCGGGAGCGGAACTCGACCGGCAGTGACCCGGGCAGGATCACCCGCGGCTGACCGGGGTGGGGCGAGACCAGGGCGTGCCGGGACAGCGCGTCCCGCTCCGGCGGGGACAGGTCCACCAGTTCGGGACGGGTCAACCGGAAGGTGGCGACCGCCCGGCGGATCTCCTGGCTCAACCGCTCGATCTGCGGGCCCGGCCCGATCAGGGCCAGCGCCGGCTGCTGGATGGTGCGCAGCGCGTCGCAGACCACCAGCAGCCGGGCCGCCGAGCCCGCACCGGTGCTCGACAACTCCAGCCGGGACGGCCACTGCCAGCGGATCTGGCCGCTGACCAGGGTCGACGCCCCCCGCCTCGGCCGGGCGCCGACGACGGCCAGATGCGGGTTGCTGCCGACGTACACCAGCCGGTGGTCGGTGACGGTCACGGTGACCGCCTCAGGCAGCGCCCAGGTCCGCCGGGCCTCGGTGGGGCCGAGTAGATGGCCGGCCACCTTCACCTGGTGCCGGGCGAGCACCCACTCGTCCTGGGCCGGCACCAACTCGTGGCGCCGGTCCAGGGTCGGGCTGGTGTCGTCCGCCGCGTCGAAGCGGTGCGGCGCGACGAAGAAGGGGGACGCGTCATCGTGCATCCTGACGAACCTCCGGTGCAGACGGCATCTGCGCATCAGCCTCGCCCAGTGCCACCTGCGGTGTCATGACGCCCGTTAGGGGGTCGGCCACTCGGTCGACGCCTGCGACCGGTAGATGCCGATCTCCTCCGGTCGGATGAGACCGTCCTCGATCGC from Micromonospora sp. NBC_01739 includes:
- a CDS encoding lysophospholipid acyltransferase family protein, producing MPELVYPPVIAAAKTMFRVLDLRLNVEGSHHVPRTGGAVMASNHVSYLDFIFCGLGALDSRRLVRFMAKESVFRHRVSGPLMRGMRHIPVDRGAGAESYAAALTALRAGEVVGVFPEATISRSFTVKELKSGATRLAGEAGVPLLPVALWGTQRLWTKGRPRTLTRRHTPITILVGEPLEPADYPDPTAMNADLKIRLSELVDRAQREYPDQPADPEDRWWLPAHLGGTAPTPEQATALDTAERQTRTR